The genomic DNA TACTTGCCCGATGGGGTATGCTTCGCAAGGGGAAGTATACCCGTTATTTGCCCGGCTCATGCACGTCCGCTTCCTCCACGTCATGTTCGTCCATCTTCTGCTCGGCCCATTCCAGGTCTTCCTCATCGGCTTCCAGTCCTTCCTGGTCCGCGCCATGGGGCACATCGTACACGAGCTCTACCAGCATCGGAAAATGATCGGAACCGAAATAAGGCAGCCGCTGGATGGAGGCCAGGGTAAAATGTTCGCTATGGAAAAGATGGTCCAGGGGCCAGCGGGCAAACCAGTAACGGGCATGAAAGGTATTGAACATGCCCCGGCCAATGCGGGGATCCAGTAGGCCGCTTATTTTCCGGAAAAGCCGCGTGGTGGAAGACCACGCCACGTCGTTCAGATCGCCGGTAATGATGATGGGCACCACTTCGTCGGACACGCTTTTTGCAACCACCAGGAGCTCTGCGTCGCGCTCCGAGGAAGCTAAATTCTCGGTTGGGCTTGGCGGCGCCGGATGCAAAAAGTGCATCCGCACCCGCACGCCGGAGCGCAGCACCACCAGCGCATGCATAGAGGGCACATCGTGCTCTACCAGAAACTGCACTGCTGTATCTTCCAGGGGCAGTCTGGAATAAACATG from Pontibacter liquoris includes the following:
- a CDS encoding endonuclease/exonuclease/phosphatase family protein; the encoded protein is MIQDIQILLTYFLVVVTLLPLWRYEAWWVRGLDFPRLQFMVVALFIMLADAVTLDFSQYNTWFVESLALGCFCFHSGWILPYTKLFRKEVKTARRHKKRDQIRIMTANVLMPNRNYEGLLQLVSQHQPDVLVTLETNSWWQEKLQVLESDYRYTIKCPLENLYGMHVYSRLPLEDTAVQFLVEHDVPSMHALVVLRSGVRVRMHFLHPAPPSPTENLASSERDAELLVVAKSVSDEVVPIIITGDLNDVAWSSTTRLFRKISGLLDPRIGRGMFNTFHARYWFARWPLDHLFHSEHFTLASIQRLPYFGSDHFPMLVELVYDVPHGADQEGLEADEEDLEWAEQKMDEHDVEEADVHEPGK